The following proteins are encoded in a genomic region of Nicoliella spurrieriana:
- the eno gene encoding phosphopyruvate hydratase: protein MSIISDIFAREVLDSRGNPTVEVELYTEAGAFGRGIVPSGASTGEHEAVELRDGDKNRYMGKGVLKAVDNVNNIIAKEIVGYDVTDQLAIDEAMIKLDGTPNKGKLGANAILGVSLAAARAAADELGVPLYNYFGGFNAHLLPTPMMNVINGGKHANNKVDFQEFMIMPVGAKSVKEAIRMGSETFHNLKSILNDRGYSTAVGDEGGFAPDLQNNEEPFEILVEAITKAGYKPGKDISIAFDCASSEFYDPKTKKYNLVGDGKSYSADEFVTLLESLVDKYPIVSIEDPLDENEWEDWQMATRRLGKKVQIVGDDLFVTNTDYLAKGIKMGVANSILIKLNQIGTLTETVRAVEMAKEAGYTAIISHRSGETEDTTISDLVVALNAGQIKTGSMSRGERIAKYNQLMRIEDQLGKVSQYKGIHSFYNLSEQARENIVNK, encoded by the coding sequence ATGTCAATTATTTCCGATATTTTTGCTCGCGAAGTCTTAGACTCACGTGGTAACCCTACTGTTGAAGTAGAATTATATACTGAAGCCGGTGCATTTGGCCGTGGAATCGTTCCATCTGGTGCCTCAACTGGTGAACATGAAGCTGTTGAATTACGTGATGGCGACAAGAACCGTTACATGGGTAAGGGTGTTCTTAAAGCTGTTGACAATGTTAACAACATCATCGCAAAGGAAATTGTTGGTTACGATGTAACTGACCAATTAGCTATTGACGAAGCTATGATCAAGCTTGACGGTACTCCTAATAAGGGTAAGTTAGGTGCTAACGCTATTTTAGGAGTTTCATTAGCTGCTGCTCGTGCTGCTGCTGACGAATTAGGCGTTCCATTATACAACTACTTTGGTGGTTTTAACGCTCACCTACTTCCTACTCCAATGATGAACGTTATCAATGGTGGAAAGCATGCTAATAACAAGGTTGACTTCCAAGAATTCATGATTATGCCCGTTGGTGCTAAGAGTGTTAAGGAAGCTATCCGGATGGGTTCAGAAACTTTCCATAACTTAAAGAGCATCTTAAATGACCGTGGGTACTCCACTGCCGTTGGTGATGAAGGTGGATTTGCTCCTGACTTACAAAACAACGAAGAACCATTTGAAATCTTAGTAGAAGCAATTACTAAGGCTGGTTACAAGCCAGGTAAGGACATTTCAATTGCCTTTGACTGTGCTTCATCAGAATTCTACGATCCAAAGACTAAGAAGTACAACTTAGTTGGTGACGGTAAGTCATACTCAGCTGACGAATTTGTAACTTTACTTGAAAGCTTAGTTGACAAGTACCCAATCGTTTCAATCGAAGATCCATTGGATGAAAACGAATGGGAAGACTGGCAAATGGCTACCCGTCGCTTAGGTAAGAAGGTTCAAATCGTTGGTGATGATTTATTCGTTACTAACACTGACTACCTAGCTAAGGGGATCAAGATGGGCGTTGCTAACTCAATCTTAATCAAGCTTAACCAAATCGGAACCTTAACTGAAACTGTTCGTGCCGTTGAAATGGCTAAGGAAGCTGGATACACTGCCATCATTTCCCACCGTTCTGGTGAAACTGAAGACACTACTATCTCAGACTTAGTTGTTGCATTGAACGCTGGTCAAATTAAGACTGGTTCAATGAGCCGTGGCGAACGGATTGCTAAGTACAACCAATTAATGAGAATTGAAGACCAATTAGGTAAGGTTTCTCAATACAAGGGAATCCACTCATTCTACAACTTGAGCGAACAAGCTCGTGAAAACATCGTTAACAAGTAA
- the tpiA gene encoding triose-phosphate isomerase: MSAQKRVPFIGANWKMYLMPDQVIPYIETIKNQIPKPSETQVMIAASPLYLWPLLKHAVGSDVIIGAENCDYHDTGAYTGEVSPKALAEIGIQYSIAGHSERRHYFDEDPTIVNKKVHALLRNQINPIVCCDETLVRTETNDGVHWVVSQVIAAFKNVSSTDALKMMIAYEPRWAIGTGITASADEAEEGCALIRQTISRIYSPEVAETVRVLYGGSVTPKNVKALMAKPDIDGVLVGSASLDPDEFLNLIHY; encoded by the coding sequence ATGAGTGCCCAAAAAAGAGTCCCATTCATTGGGGCGAACTGGAAGATGTATTTGATGCCTGATCAAGTCATTCCGTACATTGAAACGATTAAAAATCAAATTCCCAAGCCTAGCGAGACCCAAGTAATGATTGCTGCTTCACCGCTATACCTATGGCCACTACTGAAACATGCCGTTGGAAGCGATGTGATCATTGGGGCTGAGAACTGCGATTACCATGATACCGGTGCCTATACTGGAGAAGTGAGTCCAAAGGCATTGGCTGAGATTGGGATTCAATATTCAATTGCTGGTCATTCTGAACGGCGGCACTACTTTGACGAGGATCCAACAATTGTAAACAAAAAGGTCCACGCACTGTTACGAAATCAAATTAATCCGATTGTTTGTTGTGATGAGACGTTGGTGCGGACTGAAACCAATGATGGGGTTCATTGGGTGGTTAGTCAAGTCATTGCTGCGTTTAAAAACGTTAGCAGTACGGATGCCCTAAAGATGATGATTGCCTATGAGCCACGGTGGGCAATTGGGACCGGGATTACCGCTAGTGCCGATGAGGCTGAGGAAGGATGTGCATTGATTCGTCAGACCATCAGTCGCATCTACTCACCAGAAGTTGCTGAAACGGTGCGGGTATTATACGGTGGCAGTGTCACGCCCAAAAACGTTAAGGCGTTAATGGCCAAGCCTGATATCGATGGCGTGTTAGTTGGTAGTGCAAGCCTGGACCCGGATGAATTCCTAAACTTAATTCATTATTAA
- a CDS encoding KxYKxGKxW signal peptide domain-containing protein has translation MSNKTNKEHYRLYKSGKRWVVALITTATLVTVGYGISNYEINSYTTPIAHADSTLPTYAQLSANPGSMANGDYYDDETTYPQYYANSVYGGASNAVDSLASAYSSVADSNYSKYQSLDKELGSVIYQSYEDDTPRSITASEYSAAVSNFFQVSAAETSMMSENSQIKSSLNSAYDSLSDMASYADSVYDADPSRSSNASFSSAASNTVSSYNKVIVGFADDSASTISDTFSYETSGISRMTRDLVSQGVISSKSTEIGQLLQLNPSLGSTTSSDNTSNAMNTVSSNATNSDSSLNTSSSSGASSVTDTSKSNSAKSQAKLIKRAYQKSQKSVERSKKQVQEARRAVKKSKSSKARVALNKKLKAANKRYKEVLNKYKVNKTKYSQLS, from the coding sequence ATGAGTAATAAGACTAATAAAGAACATTACCGTCTATATAAGTCAGGTAAGAGATGGGTGGTTGCTTTGATCACAACTGCGACTTTGGTAACGGTTGGATACGGGATATCTAATTATGAGATTAATTCTTACACAACTCCAATTGCCCATGCAGATAGTACTTTGCCTACTTATGCACAATTATCTGCAAATCCGGGTAGTATGGCTAATGGCGATTATTATGATGATGAAACTACGTACCCACAGTATTATGCTAATAGTGTTTATGGTGGTGCATCTAATGCCGTAGATAGTTTAGCGTCAGCTTATAGTTCAGTCGCCGATTCTAATTATTCTAAATATCAGAGTTTAGATAAAGAGCTGGGGTCTGTTATTTATCAATCATATGAAGATGATACTCCTAGATCAATCACTGCTTCCGAATATTCGGCTGCTGTATCTAATTTCTTTCAAGTATCAGCAGCAGAAACTTCTATGATGAGTGAAAATAGTCAAATTAAATCATCCTTGAATTCAGCTTATGATTCTCTTTCAGATATGGCATCTTATGCTGATTCAGTATATGATGCCGATCCATCAAGGTCTTCAAATGCTTCATTTTCAAGTGCAGCGTCCAATACAGTTAGTTCTTATAACAAGGTGATTGTTGGTTTTGCTGATGATAGTGCAAGTACGATTAGTGATACATTTAGTTATGAAACTTCAGGAATTTCAAGAATGACTCGTGATCTCGTTAGTCAAGGGGTTATATCTAGTAAATCGACAGAGATTGGGCAGTTATTACAATTAAATCCATCATTGGGTTCTACCACTTCTTCTGATAACACTTCTAATGCTATGAACACTGTGTCTTCTAATGCTACAAATAGTGATTCATCATTAAACACATCGAGCTCTAGCGGCGCATCTTCAGTGACGGACACAAGTAAATCTAATTCTGCTAAATCACAAGCTAAGTTAATTAAACGGGCCTACCAAAAGTCCCAAAAAAGTGTCGAGCGGTCTAAAAAGCAAGTTCAAGAAGCTAGAAGGGCAGTTAAAAAATCTAAAAGTAGTAAGGCCAGGGTTGCTCTTAATAAGAAATTAAAAGCAGCGAATAAGCGTTATAAAGAAGTACTAAATAAATATAAGGTTAATAAAACCAAATATAGTCAGTTGAGTTAG
- the rnr gene encoding ribonuclease R, translating into MEDNKLKDEIEAVLKQNAKTAFEVSELSDELGYHGSEAFKLIVQELARLEREEKALVTESGKFTVNPKSLKPQGTFHANQKGFGFVDFDENESDAFIAPDYTLHAMNGDTVEIEIIKPAEPGSDRGPQGKVTNILEHNYSQVVGEFVQTGDDNGYYGQIHLKDKKLLNYKFYVTEVGLKPTAGEVVTAEITEFPNDDHPEAMVGIAKQVIGSVDDPGIDILQIVYAHDIPAQFPEDVLQEADAIPDHVLDSELNGREDVTDQNLVTIDGEASKDLDDAVTAWKLPNGNFHLGVHIADVSHYVKPGSLLDEEAYKRGTSVYLTDRVIPMLPRRLSNGICSLNEGVIRLCMSCEMEITPAGNVVKHRIHPSFMRSKARMTYTAVNQILEAKDPKTMAEYSELVPMFETMGELHKILHKHRKQRGAIDFDDREAEIIVDEKGHPTDIKLRVRGTAEKMIESFMLAANETVAQHYSEKHAPFIYRVHETPDAERVKKFFEFLTAFGINVKGDPAKLKPKMLQNVLKKVAGKPEEAVVSVMMLRSLKQARYADQSLGHFGLGAEFYTHFTSPIRRYPDTTVHRLIHYYEDNGINKESKAKFGGGLLEEIADHSSKCERRSVDAERDTDSMKKAEYMADHIGEEFDATVSSVLKFGMFIELPNTVEGLVHISRMKDDYYEYVEKFLALVGRRTKRTYKIGQSVRVKVVGADPAQSTVDFDIVDPEKTPTSDLLPKQSHGRGNGNRNRRNGNGNNHRRNHNGGGNRNHSSGSNHQRNGRSQNNSHRSH; encoded by the coding sequence TTGGAAGATAATAAATTAAAAGACGAAATTGAAGCCGTCTTAAAGCAAAACGCAAAGACTGCGTTTGAGGTTAGCGAACTATCCGATGAATTGGGTTACCATGGTTCAGAAGCCTTTAAGTTAATCGTCCAAGAGCTTGCTCGACTTGAACGGGAGGAAAAAGCGCTCGTTACCGAATCCGGTAAGTTTACCGTTAATCCTAAATCACTAAAACCACAGGGAACGTTTCATGCTAATCAAAAGGGCTTTGGATTCGTTGATTTTGATGAAAATGAATCAGACGCCTTTATTGCCCCTGACTACACTTTGCATGCCATGAATGGTGATACCGTTGAAATCGAAATCATCAAACCAGCAGAACCGGGCTCTGACCGTGGACCACAGGGAAAAGTAACTAACATTTTGGAACATAATTATTCCCAGGTAGTGGGTGAATTCGTCCAAACCGGTGATGATAATGGTTACTATGGTCAAATCCACCTTAAGGATAAAAAACTGCTGAACTACAAGTTCTACGTGACCGAAGTCGGGCTAAAGCCCACTGCCGGTGAAGTGGTGACCGCTGAAATTACCGAGTTTCCTAATGATGATCATCCAGAAGCAATGGTTGGAATTGCTAAACAGGTGATTGGAAGTGTTGACGATCCGGGAATTGATATTCTCCAGATTGTTTACGCTCATGACATTCCAGCACAATTCCCAGAGGATGTATTACAGGAAGCTGATGCAATTCCAGACCATGTTTTGGATTCGGAACTGAATGGTCGTGAAGACGTTACTGATCAGAATTTAGTAACGATTGATGGGGAAGCATCTAAGGATTTAGATGATGCTGTTACCGCCTGGAAGCTTCCAAATGGGAACTTCCACTTGGGAGTCCACATCGCAGACGTTAGTCACTACGTTAAACCGGGGAGCCTTTTGGATGAAGAAGCTTATAAACGGGGAACTTCCGTTTACTTAACTGATCGGGTCATTCCAATGTTACCACGGCGGTTATCGAATGGGATTTGTTCGTTAAATGAGGGTGTGATTCGGCTTTGTATGAGCTGTGAAATGGAAATTACTCCCGCTGGAAACGTGGTTAAACACCGGATTCACCCTAGTTTCATGCGTTCTAAGGCGCGGATGACCTACACGGCCGTTAACCAAATTTTGGAAGCTAAGGATCCTAAAACCATGGCAGAATATTCAGAATTAGTGCCAATGTTTGAAACGATGGGTGAATTACACAAGATTTTACACAAGCATAGAAAACAACGTGGTGCAATTGACTTTGATGACCGTGAAGCAGAAATCATCGTTGATGAAAAGGGGCACCCAACCGACATTAAATTACGGGTTCGTGGAACTGCTGAAAAGATGATTGAATCATTCATGTTGGCAGCGAATGAAACCGTTGCCCAACATTACAGTGAAAAACATGCTCCGTTTATCTACCGGGTTCATGAAACCCCAGATGCTGAACGAGTAAAGAAGTTTTTTGAATTTCTAACGGCATTTGGAATCAATGTAAAGGGTGATCCCGCTAAGTTAAAACCTAAGATGTTACAAAATGTTTTGAAGAAAGTCGCTGGTAAGCCTGAAGAAGCGGTGGTTTCAGTGATGATGCTACGGAGCTTAAAGCAAGCCCGGTATGCTGATCAATCACTTGGTCACTTTGGATTGGGGGCTGAATTTTATACCCACTTTACTTCGCCAATCCGGCGGTATCCAGATACGACGGTGCATCGCTTAATTCATTATTATGAAGATAATGGCATCAATAAGGAAAGTAAGGCCAAGTTCGGTGGTGGCCTCCTTGAAGAAATTGCTGACCATTCTTCGAAGTGTGAACGCCGTTCTGTTGATGCCGAACGGGATACCGACTCAATGAAGAAGGCCGAATACATGGCTGATCATATCGGAGAAGAATTCGATGCGACCGTTAGTTCAGTCCTTAAATTTGGGATGTTCATTGAACTACCAAATACGGTTGAAGGGTTGGTTCACATTAGCCGGATGAAGGATGACTACTACGAATATGTTGAAAAATTCCTTGCCCTAGTGGGTCGGCGGACGAAGCGGACTTATAAAATTGGCCAAAGCGTACGGGTCAAGGTCGTTGGTGCTGATCCAGCACAAAGTACGGTGGACTTTGACATTGTTGACCCTGAAAAAACGCCCACTAGTGACTTATTACCAAAACAAAGTCACGGGCGTGGTAACGGCAATCGGAACCGCAGAAATGGTAACGGAAATAATCATCGGCGCAATCATAATGGTGGGGGTAATCGAAACCATAGTTCGGGCTCTAATCACCAACGGAATGGCCGGAGCCAAAATAATAGTCACCGCTCCCACTAA
- the gap gene encoding type I glyceraldehyde-3-phosphate dehydrogenase yields MTVKIGINGFGRIGRLAFKRIHELNSSDIEVVAINDLTTPSMLAYLLKYDSTHGKFPGKVSSTDTGIVVDGKEYPVYAEKDASQIPWVKNNGVDYVLECTGFYTSAEKSQAHLDAGAKRVLISAPAGQIKTVVPGVNLDTLDSDDKIVSAGSCTTSSIAPSAYFLNKDFGIKVGTMTTIHAFTSTQAILDGPRGKKMRNNRTASANTIPHSTGAAKALGLVIPELQGKLNGVAQRVPVVDGSLTELTAILDKKVTAEDINSAMKKHTEGNDAFGYAEDPIVSSDIIGDTHGSVFDPSQTDVTTVGDDQLVKVWTWYDNEWGFTCNMVRTLLKFAQL; encoded by the coding sequence ATGACTGTAAAAATTGGTATTAATGGTTTTGGACGCATTGGACGTTTAGCTTTCAAGCGGATCCACGAACTTAACTCAAGCGACATCGAAGTTGTAGCAATCAATGATTTAACTACTCCATCAATGTTAGCTTACTTATTAAAGTATGACTCAACTCATGGTAAGTTCCCAGGTAAGGTTTCTTCAACTGACACTGGTATCGTGGTTGATGGTAAGGAATACCCTGTATATGCCGAAAAGGATGCTTCACAAATTCCTTGGGTAAAGAACAATGGTGTTGACTATGTTCTTGAATGTACTGGATTCTACACTTCTGCTGAAAAGTCACAAGCTCACTTGGACGCTGGCGCAAAGCGTGTCTTGATTTCAGCTCCTGCTGGTCAAATTAAGACTGTTGTTCCTGGTGTTAACTTGGATACTCTTGACTCCGATGACAAGATTGTTTCTGCTGGTTCATGTACTACTAGTAGTATTGCACCATCAGCTTACTTCTTGAACAAAGACTTCGGAATCAAGGTTGGTACTATGACTACTATCCATGCCTTTACTTCTACTCAAGCTATCTTAGATGGTCCTAGAGGTAAGAAGATGAGAAATAACCGTACTGCTAGCGCAAATACGATTCCTCATTCAACTGGTGCTGCTAAGGCGCTTGGTTTAGTTATTCCTGAATTACAAGGTAAATTAAACGGTGTTGCTCAACGGGTTCCAGTTGTGGATGGTTCATTAACTGAATTAACTGCAATCTTGGACAAGAAGGTTACTGCTGAAGACATTAACTCAGCAATGAAGAAGCACACTGAAGGTAACGATGCATTTGGTTACGCTGAAGATCCTATCGTTTCAAGTGATATCATTGGTGATACTCACGGATCAGTATTTGATCCTTCCCAAACTGATGTAACTACTGTTGGTGATGACCAATTAGTTAAGGTTTGGACTTGGTACGATAACGAATGGGGCTTCACTTGTAACATGGTTCGTACTTTATTGAAGTTCGCTCAACTATAA
- the secG gene encoding preprotein translocase subunit SecG yields MYNFLMTIFWIISILIIIAVLMQPAKTNDALSSLTGGADDLFSKSKPRGFEAFMQRVTTILGALFFLTAFALVWISSH; encoded by the coding sequence TTGTATAACTTTTTAATGACGATATTTTGGATCATTAGTATTTTGATTATTATTGCGGTACTAATGCAACCTGCTAAAACTAACGATGCATTATCATCACTTACTGGTGGTGCTGACGATTTATTCTCTAAATCAAAGCCACGGGGATTCGAAGCCTTTATGCAACGTGTAACAACGATTCTTGGGGCTTTATTCTTCTTGACTGCATTTGCATTAGTTTGGATTTCATCACATTAA
- a CDS encoding ClC family H(+)/Cl(-) exchange transporter — translation MQKINWRQIAYLWDGVLIGLAVGAVVSLFRWLIETDLAWVKSIYQLAHSNHWWLGLIIAINLLIVLIVGSLIKATPDIKGSGIPQVEGQLANRLDYPFWPVLWKKFIGGVLAIGSGLFLGREGPSIQLGSTTAQGIAKMQGLNGSPRRVAIAAGAAAGLAAAFNAPIASSLFVLEEIYHEFPLKVWPTTLGASIAANLVSTELFGQTPVLHIIYDHPFPINQYWSLILLGILLGIAGIIYQQTTLNLAKFYRYFKGIPNQYLVVLPLLLVIPIGYFLPETLGGGNGLILAIARTVPGIWLLLIYLFVRFCFSAISYGSGVPGGIFLPILTLGAILGALYGQCLVGLHLIPANLVINLIIIAMAAYFACITKSPFTAILLITEMVGTVTHLMSLAVTSLIAYAVVDLLNGKPIYSQMLTNLLQKRR, via the coding sequence ATGCAAAAAATAAATTGGCGACAAATTGCGTATTTATGGGATGGAGTGTTGATTGGCCTAGCGGTTGGAGCGGTTGTAAGTCTTTTTCGTTGGTTGATCGAAACCGACTTAGCGTGGGTCAAATCCATTTATCAATTGGCACATTCTAACCATTGGTGGTTAGGGTTAATCATCGCGATTAATTTATTGATTGTTTTAATTGTCGGGAGCTTGATTAAAGCGACCCCGGATATCAAGGGTTCCGGAATTCCACAGGTAGAGGGTCAATTAGCCAATCGGTTGGATTATCCGTTTTGGCCGGTCCTTTGGAAAAAATTTATCGGTGGGGTATTAGCAATTGGGAGTGGGCTCTTCTTAGGCCGTGAGGGGCCTTCGATTCAATTAGGGTCCACGACCGCACAGGGGATTGCTAAAATGCAGGGGTTGAATGGCAGTCCCAGAAGGGTTGCGATTGCTGCTGGTGCCGCTGCTGGATTAGCTGCGGCGTTTAATGCGCCCATTGCCAGTTCGCTATTTGTATTGGAAGAAATTTACCATGAATTTCCATTAAAGGTTTGGCCAACTACCCTTGGTGCATCAATTGCTGCCAATCTAGTTTCGACTGAGCTATTTGGTCAAACCCCAGTGCTACACATTATTTATGATCATCCATTTCCAATTAATCAATACTGGAGCTTAATTTTGCTAGGGATTCTGTTGGGAATTGCTGGAATTATCTATCAACAAACAACGTTGAACCTTGCTAAATTTTATCGTTACTTTAAAGGAATTCCAAATCAATACTTAGTGGTGCTACCGTTACTGCTGGTCATTCCGATTGGCTACTTTTTGCCTGAGACCCTTGGGGGTGGGAATGGATTGATCCTTGCAATTGCAAGAACGGTTCCCGGAATCTGGTTATTATTAATTTATCTATTCGTACGGTTTTGCTTTTCGGCAATTTCGTATGGTTCCGGAGTACCAGGGGGGATCTTTTTACCGATTTTGACCCTGGGGGCGATTTTAGGAGCGCTTTATGGGCAATGCTTAGTGGGGTTACATTTGATTCCTGCAAACTTGGTAATTAACTTGATTATTATTGCGATGGCAGCCTACTTTGCATGCATCACTAAGTCGCCGTTTACGGCTATTTTGCTAATTACTGAAATGGTGGGAACGGTGACCCATTTAATGTCACTGGCGGTTACCTCCCTAATCGCTTACGCAGTGGTTGATTTGTTGAACGGCAAGCCAATTTATAGTCAAATGCTGACCAACCTATTACAAAAACGGCGCTAA
- the smpB gene encoding SsrA-binding protein SmpB has translation MAKKKPQNNDNLMAQNRKARHDYTIEGTMEAGISLRGTEIKSIRERRVNLKDGFVRIRNHEAYLENVHISEYAEGNQFNHDPLRTRKLLLHKKEITRLLNDTKAKGITIVPLKLYIKNGFAKVLIGVAKGKHEYDKRETLKKRDQNRQIDRVLKHY, from the coding sequence ATGGCTAAAAAGAAACCACAAAATAATGATAACTTGATGGCCCAAAACCGTAAAGCCCGTCATGACTATACGATTGAAGGGACGATGGAGGCGGGAATCTCGCTAAGGGGAACTGAAATTAAGTCCATCCGTGAACGCCGGGTGAACTTAAAGGATGGCTTCGTGCGAATTAGAAATCATGAGGCATACTTGGAAAACGTTCACATTAGTGAATATGCTGAAGGTAATCAGTTCAACCACGATCCCCTTCGGACCAGAAAGTTATTATTGCATAAAAAGGAAATTACCCGGTTATTGAATGATACCAAGGCCAAGGGAATTACCATCGTCCCCTTAAAGCTCTACATTAAAAACGGCTTTGCAAAGGTTTTAATTGGAGTAGCGAAGGGGAAACATGAATACGATAAGCGAGAAACTTTGAAGAAACGTGATCAGAATCGTCAAATTGACCGCGTCTTAAAGCACTATTAA
- a CDS encoding phosphoglycerate kinase: MAKLTVSDLDLKDKKVLMRLDFNVPIKNGVIGDDNRIVAALPTINYVVDHGGKAIIFSHLGRIKSEDDKKELSLRPVAERLSNLLNKPVTFVPATEGPQLEDAINKMNDGDVLLVENTRFEDVVNGENVKRESGNDPKLGEYWASLGDAFVNDAFGTAHRSHASNVGIAKAMEAAGKPAAVGFLMEKEIKYLGNAVNDPKRPFVAILGGAKVSDKITVIDNLLDKADKVIIGGGMTYTFYAAKGIKIGSSLVEKDKIDLAKQILDKAGDKLVLPVDNVVADKFANDANTQIVEGDIPDGMMALDIGPKSIQEFENVLADAKTVVWNGPMGVFEMSNFAKGTLAVGDFLANLKDATTIVGGGDSTAAVKQLGIADKLTHVSTGGGASLTYLEGKTLPGIAAISDK, from the coding sequence TTGGCTAAATTAACTGTTTCTGATTTAGATTTAAAAGATAAAAAAGTATTAATGCGTCTTGATTTCAACGTTCCAATTAAGAACGGTGTGATTGGCGATGATAACCGAATCGTTGCTGCACTTCCTACCATCAACTACGTAGTTGATCACGGTGGCAAGGCAATCATCTTCTCTCACCTTGGCAGAATCAAGTCCGAAGACGACAAGAAGGAACTTTCCTTACGTCCAGTTGCAGAACGGCTTTCAAACCTATTGAACAAGCCCGTAACGTTTGTTCCTGCTACTGAAGGTCCTCAATTAGAAGATGCAATTAACAAGATGAATGATGGCGATGTTTTACTAGTTGAAAACACTCGTTTCGAAGATGTTGTTAATGGCGAAAACGTTAAGCGCGAATCCGGTAATGATCCAAAGCTTGGTGAATACTGGGCTTCACTTGGTGATGCATTCGTAAACGATGCATTCGGAACTGCGCACCGTTCCCACGCTTCCAACGTTGGAATTGCTAAGGCAATGGAAGCTGCTGGTAAGCCAGCTGCCGTTGGATTCTTAATGGAAAAGGAAATTAAGTACCTTGGAAACGCCGTTAATGATCCTAAGCGTCCATTCGTTGCCATCCTAGGTGGTGCTAAGGTATCTGACAAGATTACCGTAATCGATAACTTATTAGATAAAGCTGATAAGGTCATTATCGGTGGTGGAATGACTTATACTTTCTACGCTGCTAAGGGCATTAAGATTGGAAGCTCATTAGTTGAAAAGGATAAGATTGATTTAGCTAAGCAAATCCTTGATAAGGCTGGCGACAAGCTAGTATTACCAGTTGACAACGTTGTTGCTGATAAGTTTGCGAATGATGCTAATACTCAAATCGTTGAAGGTGACATTCCTGATGGCATGATGGCGCTTGACATTGGACCTAAGTCTATTCAAGAATTTGAAAACGTGCTTGCTGATGCTAAGACCGTTGTTTGGAATGGCCCAATGGGTGTATTCGAAATGAGTAACTTTGCTAAGGGAACCTTAGCAGTTGGTGATTTCTTAGCTAACTTGAAGGATGCTACTACCATCGTTGGTGGTGGTGACTCCACTGCAGCCGTTAAGCAATTAGGAATTGCTGATAAGTTAACCCACGTTTCTACTGGTGGGGGTGCTTCACTTACTTACCTTGAAGGTAAGACCCTTCCTGGAATTGCTGCAATTTCTGACAAATAA
- a CDS encoding ATP-dependent Clp protease proteolytic subunit, which yields MNLIPTVIEQSANGERAYDIYSRLLKDRIIMLSGPIEDNMANSIIAQLLFLDAQDSDKDIYLYINSPGGVITSGMAIYDTMQFVKSDIQVIVMGMAASMASVLASSGTKGKRFALPHAQVMIHQPSGGAQGKQSDIEIAAESILSARKMLNKILAANSGQTVAKVNRDTDRDNYLTADEAVKYGLLDGIMTNKSEQDKDSKK from the coding sequence ATGAACTTAATCCCAACTGTTATTGAGCAATCCGCCAATGGCGAAAGAGCTTATGACATTTATTCTCGTTTATTAAAAGACCGGATCATTATGTTATCAGGTCCAATCGAAGATAACATGGCAAACTCAATCATTGCCCAATTATTATTCTTGGATGCCCAAGATTCTGACAAGGATATTTACCTATACATTAACTCACCAGGTGGTGTGATTACTTCTGGAATGGCAATCTACGATACGATGCAATTTGTTAAGTCAGATATTCAAGTCATCGTTATGGGAATGGCTGCTTCAATGGCCAGTGTGCTTGCTTCATCCGGTACTAAGGGGAAGCGATTTGCATTACCACACGCCCAAGTTATGATTCACCAACCATCTGGTGGTGCCCAAGGGAAACAAAGTGATATTGAAATCGCTGCCGAATCCATCTTGAGTGCTAGAAAGATGTTAAACAAGATTTTAGCTGCAAATTCCGGTCAAACGGTTGCTAAGGTTAATCGTGATACCGATCGTGATAACTACTTAACTGCTGATGAAGCTGTTAAATACGGATTACTTGATGGCATCATGACTAACAAGAGCGAACAAGACAAGGATTCTAAAAAATAA